From the Methanoculleus sp. SDB genome, the window GTTCGTCATTGTCGGGGGGCCGAACGGAGCGGGGAAGACGACGCTTCTCGAATCAATCAACGGAATGCTCCCTCTCACCCACGGAAGGGCTACGGTCTGCGGCCTTGATGTCTCCCGTCGGGGAAATGACGTGAGAAAAAAGGTGGGATATGTCATCCAGAATTTCGCCTTTGATCCCCTGACGCCATTTTCTGTGGAACAGGTGGTACTGATGGGACGCTACGGACTTCTCGGATGGCTGAAACGCCCTGACGAAAAAGATCATGGCGCGGTTGCTGCTGCGCTGCATCGCCTGGGCATCGAGGATCTCGGATCCCGGCCGATCGGAAAACTCAGTGGAGGCCAGCAGCAGAAAGTGCTCATTGCCCAGAGTCTCGTGCGGAATCCGGAAATCCTGCTTCTCGATGAACCGTTCAGCAATCTCGATCTCTGCTCCCGGGATTTTATCAGCAATGTCCTTGTCGATACCGTAAAATCAGGATGCACCGTTGTCATGGTCTCCCATGCATTTGACGGCCTTCCGGATTACCTGTTGAGAATCGTGGCTTTGAACGACGGATGCATTTGTCTTGATGAGATGTGCCAGGCCTGCGACGTGGAAGAGCATGTGCGCACGGTATGCCGGGTGGCAACCCATGCTTGAATTCATCATCACCAACAACATTCTCTGCCATGCCGTCGAAGCGATGCTTTTTTCATCAGTTGCGTGTGCGGTTCTCGGGGTGATCATCACCCAGCTCAATATTTCGGCGATCGGGTTTACGATGTCACATGCCGCATTTGCCGGGGCAGCCATCGGAATGTTCCTTGGCGTGGGAGTCACCCCGGCGGCCATCATCGCAAGCATTGCTATTGCCTTTCTGCTCGGCCCCCTCAGCGACCATGCACGAATGCCTGCAGATACCACGATGGGGGTTCTCTTCGGGATGCTGATGGCCATCGCCATTTTTTTCATTGTCTATATGCAGTATCTGGGGATGGGTTTTTCAGCAAGCGGCCTTCTGTTCGGCGATGTGATATCCCTTTATCGCGAGGAAATCTATGCACTTGCTGCAATTTCCTTCGCTGCGGTTCTTTTTGTGTTCTTTTTCCTCAAGGAAATCAAAGCGATTATTTTCAATAAAAAAATAGCAGAAGCATCGGGGATCAGGGTGAAACCGATTTATTACGGTATTCTTGCCATGATTGCCATCACGGTGGCCCTGAGTCTGAATATTGTGGGGGGGCTGCTCCTGTACGTATGGCTGATCACACCGGCGGCGATTGCTTATCAGTTTTTTCACACGGTCCGTGATTTTTTCATTGCCGCCCCCATTATTGCGGCAGGCACCAGCGTAGCAGGCGCCTGGATGGGACTTGCATATTCCCTGCCGGTCGGTCCGCTTACTGCGATACTCCTGACCATCCTGTTCGCACTGGCTGTAGTCATTTCCCCGAAAAGAAGAATACCAATTAATAAAAATTAATAACCCGGTATTACTATATTCTAATTATGGGGAGAATTACACTACTGCACGGGATTATTCTGGGAATTGCGATCTGCGCGCTTGTTGTCGGACCTGCATCCGCTGATCTGAAGGTGGTTTCGACCACAAGCGTCCTCTGGGAACCGATCCAGTTTATCGGGGGAGAGCACGTGGAGGCTATTTACATTGCTGATCCTACCGTCTGCCCGCATATGCAGGGGGAGATCATCAACAACAGAATCCAGCTCGAACGGGATTTTATCAGTGAAGCCGACCTCTTTGTTGCCCATAACTTCTCGGTGGACAATCCGCATGTGATGCCATATATCGAGGAATTCATGGACGCGAACTCCTATGGCGAGGTTGAGTGGAAGACGATGCGGAATCCTTCCATGCCATGGGCCATCCCCGACAGCGCTCACCTGCTTGCTGATGAGATAACCGCCTGGCTTCTCGAGGCCGATCCCGAAAACGCAGCGTACTACGAAGAGCGCTCGGAAGAGTATCATTCCCTGATTGACTCGGTCGATCTCACCCAGGATGAGGCAGAGACGATTGCAGGACAGAAAGTAATCGTAATCGTGTGGCAGAGAGAAGCCGCTGAAAACTGGCTGGGGCTGAACGTTGTCAATATCTATGGTCCCGAGTTCTATCAGGGCGGCAAGTTCACCGTTGCGAAGCTGGTGGACGACATCGCCGCAAATA encodes:
- a CDS encoding metal ABC transporter substrate-binding protein, giving the protein MGRITLLHGIILGIAICALVVGPASADLKVVSTTSVLWEPIQFIGGEHVEAIYIADPTVCPHMQGEIINNRIQLERDFISEADLFVAHNFSVDNPHVMPYIEEFMDANSYGEVEWKTMRNPSMPWAIPDSAHLLADEITAWLLEADPENAAYYEERSEEYHSLIDSVDLTQDEAETIAGQKVIVIVWQREAAENWLGLNVVNIYGPEFYQGGKFTVAKLVDDIAANTSKYEDVRYIIENMQSGEMAKGVEEALKDRGIPAERVVFTNFPKSVPGVDSLADVITYNKELVSPENPATAETTRTQATPLGLPTCIGAFLALALIICKKP
- a CDS encoding iron ABC transporter, yielding MLEFIITNNILCHAVEAMLFSSVACAVLGVIITQLNISAIGFTMSHAAFAGAAIGMFLGVGVTPAAIIASIAIAFLLGPLSDHARMPADTTMGVLFGMLMAIAIFFIVYMQYLGMGFSASGLLFGDVISLYREEIYALAAISFAAVLFVFFFLKEIKAIIFNKKIAEASGIRVKPIYYGILAMIAITVALSLNIVGGLLLYVWLITPAAIAYQFFHTVRDFFIAAPIIAAGTSVAGAWMGLAYSLPVGPLTAILLTILFALAVVISPKRRIPINKN
- a CDS encoding ABC transporter, which encodes MTTVTADPVIDLEGVYTSYEGADRPIIKDASLRIGKGEFVIVGGPNGAGKTTLLESINGMLPLTHGRATVCGLDVSRRGNDVRKKVGYVIQNFAFDPLTPFSVEQVVLMGRYGLLGWLKRPDEKDHGAVAAALHRLGIEDLGSRPIGKLSGGQQQKVLIAQSLVRNPEILLLDEPFSNLDLCSRDFISNVLVDTVKSGCTVVMVSHAFDGLPDYLLRIVALNDGCICLDEMCQACDVEEHVRTVCRVATHA